The nucleotide sequence TGAAGGCGATCTACCTCTAATCACCAATGGTggtgattcaattgatccCAACAAgattggttgaatttgtgaatcttcatcttcaacgATTCCCAATAATTCACAAGATAAAGTGAAATAACGAGCAGCAGTACTAGTAGATTTGACTCTAATTGAACTTGTAAATTGAATACGCTCAAATCTAGcaactttggaaattgaatcacTTGGGTAATTACgtaaaattgaatgatctTTAGAACTATCCAATGCATAATCACCATAATATTGTGCTCTGtcgaaaaagaaaatcttATTcatgttttcaatcttgttgttgttacGTTTATTACAGCTGGCTTTAACAGTTTCATGATCAGGTAAGTCACCAGGTAACGCTGGATAAATTGGTGGTGGGAATTGTGGACCTTTATCTCTCTTAGCAGTGTGTTGGATCAATGAAATagcaacatcatcatcggaACATTTGGCAACTAAACGAATGGCAAAGTAGCTGATATCCAATCTAGTTTCACCAGCATGATGAGCATGGTGAGGATGATGTGGGTGATGATGAGGTTGGGCAGAACGTGGATGATGTGGATGGTGATGTAATCCATTTCCATTTAATTTGGATTTATCATAAGTGtagaattgattttgaataaatctaccgaaatcaaaatcttgtaaattgaatgaagcAACCAAAGTAAAATAATTACGTTTGTAACCAATCCAGGTACCAGTTTCACCCATTTCAAATCCACGATCAATTCTGGCATGCAACATGGGGAAAACTTGCATATCATTAGCTTTGCAATAAACGGCTGCATGTTGTTTCATCATACCAAATGGAGGTCCAACTCTAAACAAATCACTTGATCTAGGAGCAACTTTTCTAGTAGCTGATTCCatcatttcattttgacTAGCACGTGCCAACATCTCCATatgatgttgttgagcCAAAGTATGAGCATCAAGAGCTCCTTGCTCATGAGCATTTGGATCAATACTACCAGTTTGCAGATGTAAGTGAGCAGCAGCGGCGGctgcttgttgttgttgttgttgttgcttctgCTTCTTGGTTTGACGTGGTTGTCTACCATTTGCACCTTGTGGTTGAGGTGTTGGTTGAggtgtttgatgatgtgaAATTGGCACTGATTGAGAAAGCGGGTTATGTGCTAGATGGTGCAATTGAGGTGGTAATGGGGTTGGTTGTTGGGTTTGAGCTTGTTGTTGGGAAACATTTGGAATTTGGTGACCCAAATGATGCAATTGCTGCTGttgagattgttgttgatacgCCATTGGATTGAATTGGAGGTTGAGGTGATCATGGGTATCATGTGCACCAGTGGCACCGGCAGCACCACCTGCTGGATGCAAGTGAggcaattgttgttgttggtagtgttgttgataaggATTTGGAGTCATCAATTGGTGAtgcatttgttgatgaagttgattttgtccTCCATAATGTGCTTGTCCTTGAGCTGCAGCGGCAGCGGCGGcagcttgttgttgttgataagaAATTTGAGGAGTGTGCAGTTGAGAATGTCCTTGTTGACCCAATGAATGAATTGGGTAATGGTGGGTTTGTTGAGGAAGTGAGTGCATAGGCAAATGTTGcattggttgttgttgaagtggTTGCAAGTGAGTAGCACCATTCAAGTGACCAGAAGCATCATATCCATAAGCAGATGgagcaccaccaccagtaGCACCtgaatgttgttgttgctgctgatgGACAGAAGAAGCACCACTACCAATTGGGTTAGATTGTTGATAGTGAGAGTGCAATCCACtaccatcatcattagAACCAGTTGGGCCAGTAGAATGACTGGTGGCAGGAGTACCTgaagatttcaaatgttgattCATACTTGATAAAGAACCTGGAGTATTGTTTGTGTCGACTTGAGAAATACTTGGATCTTCATGAGACaaattcatcttcttcttccgAAATCAGCTCGAAGGAAGGAAAATATTGGAATGGAATAAGACAAACTTTAAAGGCTGAAAAGGAGGAGCGTCTTTAAAGTAGCAACGTCTGGTGGGGGTAAGCTTGAATATACTGTAGTAGTTAGATCAAATTAAACTCTACTGGTGAATACAATCTAACAAAAgatgtgttgttgtt is from Candida orthopsilosis Co 90-125, chromosome 1 draft sequence and encodes:
- a CDS encoding Ndt80 protein (similar to S. cerevisiae Ndt80p, which is meiosis-specific transcriptional regulator), producing the protein MNLSHEDPSISQVDTNNTPGSLSSMNQHLKSSGTPATSHSTGPTGSNDDGSGLHSHYQQSNPIGSGASSVHQQQQQHSGATGGGAPSAYGYDASGHLNGATHLQPLQQQPMQHLPMHSLPQQTHHYPIHSLGQQGHSQSHTPQISYQQQQAAAAAAAAQGQAHYGGQNQLHQQMHHQLMTPNPYQQHYQQQQLPHLHPAGGAAGATGAHDTHDHLNLQFNPMAYQQQSQQQQLHHLGHQIPNVSQQQAQTQQPTPLPPQLHHLAHNPLSQSVPISHHQTPQPTPQPQGANGRQPRQTKKQKQQQQQQQAAAAAAHLHSQTGSIDPNAHEQGALDAHTLAQQHHMEMLARASQNEMMESATRKVAPRSSDLFRVGPPFGMMKQHAAVYCKANDMQVFPMLHARIDRGFEMGETGTWIGYKRNYFTLVASFNLQDFDFGRFIQNQFYTYDKSKLNGNGLHHHPHHPRSAQPHHHPHHPHHAHHAGETRLDISYFAIRLVAKCSDDDVAISLIQHTAKRDKGPQFPPPIYPALPGDLPDHETVKASCNKRNNNKIENMNKIFFFDRAQYYGDYALDSSKDHSILRNYPSDSISKVARFERIQFTSSIRVKSTSTAARYFTLSCELLGIVEDEDSQIQPILLGSIESPPLVIRGRSPSSYHKDRTSGYRPPSSASPAGP